The sequence TGTCAAGATATATTTTAAAATTATCTCAAATATATTGGCACCAGGTTTTGGTGAGGGATGAGAGAAGAACTCAATAAAATCAAGGGTTCTAGAGTGATGAGAGCTCCCAAACTGTAGAAGATGAATCAAAGGGGATAAGGTCTCCTCTGCTCCAATTTGGTTGATCTCATTGATTGGGAAAGTATCCTTCAATCAAGGGTAAACTGATCCTGAAAGAGCATTTTAAATTCACCTTAAGAGATGTGATGACCGATATAGTTGTTGATGCTCTGACTTCAGTTTCAAGATGGATGATTCTCATCAAACAGTATTCAAGAGAAACCCTTATAGACCTAAGGAAAGACGGGTAGCGAGCATTACAGGAAGCCCGGCCTGCAGGATCTTCGCCTTTGCCTTATCAACATCATAGGGAACTCTGATGAAGGAAACCATCTTCGATTCACTCTCATAGATCGCGTACGAGGCATCCGGAATCCTATCTCTTGGCTGTCCGATCGACCCCGGATTGATAAGATATCGCAGGCCCTCCTCGATCTTCACCTTCACGTTGCCCTTCCCGGGAGAGTAATAGTAAAGAGTTTCCCCATCAAGGGCGAACACCATGGGGAAGTGTGTGTGACCGAAAAAGCATATCCTGAAATCGATTTTTTTGAAGATGTTCATCGCATCATACTCGGAAAAGAGATAATCATCCTCGTCGATCGGCGTCCCGTGCGAGGCGAGGACTTCGTCATGGATGCCGATGGGCCCGCCTGGAAGGGATCTGATGAAATCTCTATTCTCTTCCGTGAGAGAGTCCTGCGTCCACTTCACCGCTGCCTGCGCCGCCGCGTTGAACTCGTCCTCTTCTTCCCATCCCGCAATGACCTTCTCGTGATTTCCTCTGATCATGACGATAGGTTTCAGATCGCGGACCCTTGCAATCACCTCGTTGGGATTTGCACCATACCCGACGATGTCTCCGAGGACCACAAACTCGCCCTCCCCTCTAGATCTCGCATTTTCAAGGACGGCATCCAGAGCTTCGAGGTTGGAATGGATATCGCTCAACAGGAAA is a genomic window of Acidobacteriota bacterium containing:
- a CDS encoding metallophosphoesterase family protein, translated to MKYFLLSDIHSNLEALDAVLENARSRGEGEFVVLGDIVGYGANPNEVIARVRDLKPIVMIRGNHEKVIAGWEEEDEFNAAAQAAVKWTQDSLTEENRDFIRSLPGGPIGIHDEVLASHGTPIDEDDYLFSEYDAMNIFKKIDFRICFFGHTHFPMVFALDGETLYYYSPGKGNVKVKIEEGLRYLINPGSIGQPRDRIPDASYAIYESESKMVSFIRVPYDVDKAKAKILQAGLPVMLATRLSLGL